From a region of the Acanthochromis polyacanthus isolate Apoly-LR-REF ecotype Palm Island chromosome 3, KAUST_Apoly_ChrSc, whole genome shotgun sequence genome:
- the pdcd4a gene encoding programmed cell death protein 4a isoform X3, translating into MAAEVETWSTAAPADGMFSFDANLAEASQPYSDDEDALNEVEVNGNWTPQEKALHEARLKAKAKRRLRKSSSRNSASESFSESGDVPGGDPHSPKGKVNTNDRKSRAGKGRGLPKKGGAGGKGVWGAAGMVYEDEEPDARDPNYDESSQGDTVYATVVPEVDEKELEKMVNPIVQEYFEHGDTKEVEMLGQFIARAIADHVLPMSFLDCYKGKVDCEHARVALDRAAVLLTMKREMVRLDNVWGVGGGLRPVKHLVKEMNLLLKEYLVSGDVSEAERCLRDLEVPHFHHELVYEAVVMVLESTGDTASHMMIKLLQSFWKTGLITVDQMNRGFQRVYDELPEISLDVPHAHSIMETFVDLCYQESIITKQLRDACPSRGRKRFVSEGDGGMIKN; encoded by the exons GGATGTTTTCTTTTGACGCCAACTTGGCAGAGGCTTCCCAGCCCTACAGTGATGACGAAGATGCGCTGAATGAGGTCGAGGTGAACGGCAACTGGACGCCCCAGGAGAAAGCCCTCCACGAGGCCCGTCTCAAAGCCAAGGCCAAGCGTCGCCTTCGCAAGTCCTCGTCCCGCAACTCCGCTAGCGAGTCCTTCTCTGAGTCGGGAGATGTGCCAGGCGGCGACCCACACAGTCCCAAGGGCAAAGTCAACACCAACGACCGCAAATCCAGGGCGGGCAAAGGCAGAGGACTGCCGAAAAAAG GTGGGGCCGGTGGTAAAGGCGTTTGGGGAGCTGCTGGGATGGTTTATGAAGATGAAGAGCCTGATGCACGAGATCCCAACTATGATGAATCCTCCCAG GGGGACACGGTTTATGCAACAGTTGTGCCAGAGGTAGATGAGAAGGAGCTAGAAAAAATGGTCAACCCAATTGTACAGGAGTACTTCGAACATGGAGACACAAAAGAGGTTGAG ATGTTAGGTCAGTTTATAGCCAGAGCCATTGCCGATCACGTCCTCCCCATGTCTTTCTTGGACTGTTACAAGGGCAAAGTGGACTGTGAGCACGCCAG agtgGCTTTAGACCgtgctgcagtgctgctgaCCATGAAGAGGGAGATGGTTCGTCTAGACAATGTGTGGGGCGTTGGCGGAGGTCTCAGACCTGTTAAACATCTCGTCAAAGAG aTGAACCTCCTGCTCAAAGAGTACCTGGTATCAGGAGACGTGTCGGAGGCGGAGCGCTGTCTGCGGGACCTGGAAGTCCCTCACTTCCACCATGAGCTGGTCTACGAG GCTGTGGTGATGGTCCTGGAGTCGACAGGAGACACCGCCAGTCATATGATGATAAAGCTTCTGCAGTCCTTCTGGAAAACGGGCCTCATCACTGTGGATCAGATGAACAGG GGTTTCCAGCGAGTCTATGATGAACTCCCTGAAATCAGCCTCGATGTGCCACATGCCCACTCCATCATGGAGACCTTTGTGGATCTCTGCTACCAGGAGTCCATCATCACCAAACAGCTGAGGGATGCTTGTCCCTCCAG AGGGCGGAAGCGTTTTGTAAGTGAaggagatggagggatgatCAAGAACTAA
- the pdcd4a gene encoding programmed cell death protein 4a isoform X1: MAAEVETWSTAAPADGMFSFDANLAEASQPYSDDEDALNEVEVNGNWTPQEKALHEARLKAKAKRRLRKSSSRNSASESFSESGDVPGGDPHSPKGKVNTNDRKSRAGKGRGLPKKGGAGGKGVWGAAGMVYEDEEPDARDPNYDESSQGDTVYATVVPEVDEKELEKMVNPIVQEYFEHGDTKEVEMLLKELNLGPHKYEFSSLAVSLSLEGKASHRELTSRLLSDLSGKLMSQSDMARAFDKMLKELPDLILDTPEAPQMLGQFIARAIADHVLPMSFLDCYKGKVDCEHARVALDRAAVLLTMKREMVRLDNVWGVGGGLRPVKHLVKEMNLLLKEYLVSGDVSEAERCLRDLEVPHFHHELVYEAVVMVLESTGDTASHMMIKLLQSFWKTGLITVDQMNRGFQRVYDELPEISLDVPHAHSIMETFVDLCYQESIITKQLRDACPSRGRKRFVSEGDGGMIKN; encoded by the exons GGATGTTTTCTTTTGACGCCAACTTGGCAGAGGCTTCCCAGCCCTACAGTGATGACGAAGATGCGCTGAATGAGGTCGAGGTGAACGGCAACTGGACGCCCCAGGAGAAAGCCCTCCACGAGGCCCGTCTCAAAGCCAAGGCCAAGCGTCGCCTTCGCAAGTCCTCGTCCCGCAACTCCGCTAGCGAGTCCTTCTCTGAGTCGGGAGATGTGCCAGGCGGCGACCCACACAGTCCCAAGGGCAAAGTCAACACCAACGACCGCAAATCCAGGGCGGGCAAAGGCAGAGGACTGCCGAAAAAAG GTGGGGCCGGTGGTAAAGGCGTTTGGGGAGCTGCTGGGATGGTTTATGAAGATGAAGAGCCTGATGCACGAGATCCCAACTATGATGAATCCTCCCAG GGGGACACGGTTTATGCAACAGTTGTGCCAGAGGTAGATGAGAAGGAGCTAGAAAAAATGGTCAACCCAATTGTACAGGAGTACTTCGAACATGGAGACACAAAAGAGGTTGAG ATGTTGCTGAAGGAGTTAAACTTGGGCCCACATAAGTATGAGTTCTCCTCTTTGGCCGTGTCCTTGTCCCTTGAAGGCAAGGCCAGCCACAGAGAACTCACCTCCCGGCTGCTGTCCGATCTGTCGGGGAAGCTCATGTCTCAAAGCGACATGGCCCGAGCCTTTGACAAGATGCTCAAAGAGCTTCCAGACCTCATACTGGACACGCCGGAGGCTCCACAG ATGTTAGGTCAGTTTATAGCCAGAGCCATTGCCGATCACGTCCTCCCCATGTCTTTCTTGGACTGTTACAAGGGCAAAGTGGACTGTGAGCACGCCAG agtgGCTTTAGACCgtgctgcagtgctgctgaCCATGAAGAGGGAGATGGTTCGTCTAGACAATGTGTGGGGCGTTGGCGGAGGTCTCAGACCTGTTAAACATCTCGTCAAAGAG aTGAACCTCCTGCTCAAAGAGTACCTGGTATCAGGAGACGTGTCGGAGGCGGAGCGCTGTCTGCGGGACCTGGAAGTCCCTCACTTCCACCATGAGCTGGTCTACGAG GCTGTGGTGATGGTCCTGGAGTCGACAGGAGACACCGCCAGTCATATGATGATAAAGCTTCTGCAGTCCTTCTGGAAAACGGGCCTCATCACTGTGGATCAGATGAACAGG GGTTTCCAGCGAGTCTATGATGAACTCCCTGAAATCAGCCTCGATGTGCCACATGCCCACTCCATCATGGAGACCTTTGTGGATCTCTGCTACCAGGAGTCCATCATCACCAAACAGCTGAGGGATGCTTGTCCCTCCAG AGGGCGGAAGCGTTTTGTAAGTGAaggagatggagggatgatCAAGAACTAA
- the pdcd4a gene encoding programmed cell death protein 4a isoform X2: MAAEVETWSTAAPADEASQPYSDDEDALNEVEVNGNWTPQEKALHEARLKAKAKRRLRKSSSRNSASESFSESGDVPGGDPHSPKGKVNTNDRKSRAGKGRGLPKKGGAGGKGVWGAAGMVYEDEEPDARDPNYDESSQGDTVYATVVPEVDEKELEKMVNPIVQEYFEHGDTKEVEMLLKELNLGPHKYEFSSLAVSLSLEGKASHRELTSRLLSDLSGKLMSQSDMARAFDKMLKELPDLILDTPEAPQMLGQFIARAIADHVLPMSFLDCYKGKVDCEHARVALDRAAVLLTMKREMVRLDNVWGVGGGLRPVKHLVKEMNLLLKEYLVSGDVSEAERCLRDLEVPHFHHELVYEAVVMVLESTGDTASHMMIKLLQSFWKTGLITVDQMNRGFQRVYDELPEISLDVPHAHSIMETFVDLCYQESIITKQLRDACPSRGRKRFVSEGDGGMIKN; encoded by the exons AGGCTTCCCAGCCCTACAGTGATGACGAAGATGCGCTGAATGAGGTCGAGGTGAACGGCAACTGGACGCCCCAGGAGAAAGCCCTCCACGAGGCCCGTCTCAAAGCCAAGGCCAAGCGTCGCCTTCGCAAGTCCTCGTCCCGCAACTCCGCTAGCGAGTCCTTCTCTGAGTCGGGAGATGTGCCAGGCGGCGACCCACACAGTCCCAAGGGCAAAGTCAACACCAACGACCGCAAATCCAGGGCGGGCAAAGGCAGAGGACTGCCGAAAAAAG GTGGGGCCGGTGGTAAAGGCGTTTGGGGAGCTGCTGGGATGGTTTATGAAGATGAAGAGCCTGATGCACGAGATCCCAACTATGATGAATCCTCCCAG GGGGACACGGTTTATGCAACAGTTGTGCCAGAGGTAGATGAGAAGGAGCTAGAAAAAATGGTCAACCCAATTGTACAGGAGTACTTCGAACATGGAGACACAAAAGAGGTTGAG ATGTTGCTGAAGGAGTTAAACTTGGGCCCACATAAGTATGAGTTCTCCTCTTTGGCCGTGTCCTTGTCCCTTGAAGGCAAGGCCAGCCACAGAGAACTCACCTCCCGGCTGCTGTCCGATCTGTCGGGGAAGCTCATGTCTCAAAGCGACATGGCCCGAGCCTTTGACAAGATGCTCAAAGAGCTTCCAGACCTCATACTGGACACGCCGGAGGCTCCACAG ATGTTAGGTCAGTTTATAGCCAGAGCCATTGCCGATCACGTCCTCCCCATGTCTTTCTTGGACTGTTACAAGGGCAAAGTGGACTGTGAGCACGCCAG agtgGCTTTAGACCgtgctgcagtgctgctgaCCATGAAGAGGGAGATGGTTCGTCTAGACAATGTGTGGGGCGTTGGCGGAGGTCTCAGACCTGTTAAACATCTCGTCAAAGAG aTGAACCTCCTGCTCAAAGAGTACCTGGTATCAGGAGACGTGTCGGAGGCGGAGCGCTGTCTGCGGGACCTGGAAGTCCCTCACTTCCACCATGAGCTGGTCTACGAG GCTGTGGTGATGGTCCTGGAGTCGACAGGAGACACCGCCAGTCATATGATGATAAAGCTTCTGCAGTCCTTCTGGAAAACGGGCCTCATCACTGTGGATCAGATGAACAGG GGTTTCCAGCGAGTCTATGATGAACTCCCTGAAATCAGCCTCGATGTGCCACATGCCCACTCCATCATGGAGACCTTTGTGGATCTCTGCTACCAGGAGTCCATCATCACCAAACAGCTGAGGGATGCTTGTCCCTCCAG AGGGCGGAAGCGTTTTGTAAGTGAaggagatggagggatgatCAAGAACTAA